In one window of Corynebacterium incognita DNA:
- the dut gene encoding dUTP diphosphatase, with protein sequence MTEFNAHSTEPIESIAVKRLDPDVPLPHRAHALDAGADLHAAEDAVIEPGERALVGTGIAIALPPGTVGLIHPRSGLAAKQGLSVVNTPGTIDAEYRGELKVCLINLDPREPVTITRGMRIAQLLIQKVELCGFHEVESLDDTARGAGGYGSTGV encoded by the coding sequence GTGACTGAATTCAACGCACATTCCACCGAGCCGATCGAATCTATCGCCGTGAAACGGCTGGATCCAGACGTACCGCTTCCACACCGCGCGCACGCCTTAGATGCCGGCGCCGATCTTCACGCCGCTGAAGACGCTGTCATCGAGCCAGGGGAGCGCGCCCTGGTGGGGACCGGGATCGCCATTGCACTGCCTCCGGGAACGGTGGGCCTCATTCACCCGCGTTCCGGGCTCGCTGCCAAGCAAGGCTTATCCGTCGTCAATACCCCCGGCACTATCGATGCGGAGTACCGCGGCGAGCTTAAGGTGTGCTTGATTAACCTGGATCCGCGGGAACCGGTGACCATCACTCGGGGCATGCGCATCGCCCAGCTGCTCATCCAAAAGGTAGAGTTGTGCGGCTTCCACGAGGTGGAATCACTCGACGACACCGCGCGTGGCGCCGGCGGATACGGATCCACAGGAGTCTAA